The Anaerohalosphaeraceae bacterium nucleotide sequence CACATACTCGGCTCGGTCGCGGCCTAATATCTTTACGCATTGCTCGAAGGAGATATTTTCATCGTGCTGGCCCTGTTCGGCCTTGGTGGCGGGGGTGAAAATCGGTTCGGGGAGTTTGTCGCACTGCTTGAGGCCGTCCGGCAGCCGGATTTTGCAGACGGTTCGGCTCTGCTGATATTCTTTCCAGCCGGAGCCGGCCAGATAGCCCCGCACGACGCATTCGACCGGCAGGACGCGGGTTTTTTTGACGAGCATCGAACGGCCGTCCAGCTGCGCAGGATGGCTTCGAAACGGCTCCGGAAAGTCCTGAACCTCCATCGAAATCAGGTGGTTTTCCACATCGCTGCCGAGAAAGTCGAACCAGAATTTGGAGATTTGTGTGAGCACTTGCCCTTTATAGGGGATGCCGGTTTTCATAATCACATCGAAGGCGCTGATTCGGTCGGTGGCGGCAATCAACAGTTTGTCGCCCAGGTCGTAGATGTCCCGCACCTTGCCGCGCCGGGCGGCTGTGCCCGGAATATCCGTTTGCAAAATGACTTTCGTCATAAATTGTCTCTTTCCCTGGAATAGATGCGAACGGCCGCATCGAATACAGGACATAGTAGGGTCTGCAGACCCGTTCGTCAATCAGAAAGCCCGCACAGC carries:
- a CDS encoding phosphoribosylaminoimidazolesuccinocarboxamide synthase; the protein is MTKVILQTDIPGTAARRGKVRDIYDLGDKLLIAATDRISAFDVIMKTGIPYKGQVLTQISKFWFDFLGSDVENHLISMEVQDFPEPFRSHPAQLDGRSMLVKKTRVLPVECVVRGYLAGSGWKEYQQSRTVCKIRLPDGLKQCDKLPEPIFTPATKAEQGQHDENISFEQCVKILGRDRAEYVRTKSIEIFRKAGDYARSRGIILADTKFEWGELDGRIILIDEVLTPDSSRFWPADKYQPGRDQESFDKQFVRNYLEDIRFNKSGPGVELPEDIVAKTSAKYIEAYERLTGRPFRRV